The proteins below are encoded in one region of Triticum aestivum cultivar Chinese Spring chromosome 1B, IWGSC CS RefSeq v2.1, whole genome shotgun sequence:
- the LOC123127552 gene encoding uncharacterized protein, whose amino-acid sequence MSGGVGPTAGGGIMLPSMGQPPPPLHPEPTSPTARPHHHYYLFSIKQLNTLGAAAVLAFSTTVPLSEIAFAVLLLPYLLFLASFAFPQRPGKPNPSAPVFLGPARLLLATHTVGGFLVGAALPALYILDGLRSGDTTGIAAAAPHAFLLSAQVFTEGLTAAFPWRFSLPVRAAVPVMYSVRRMFAAGEWLRQEMEEKRGGPGVAERRVVAGRVLALANMAFWGANLFAFLLPFYLPRALQRYYCDDGVDRTNGDGHAHEDKKDS is encoded by the coding sequence ATGTCTGGAGGCGTGGGCCCGACGGCGGGGGGCGGCATCATGCTGCCGTCGATggggcagccgccgccgccgctgcacccgGAGCCCACCTCGCCGACGGCGCGCCCGCACCACCACTACTACCTCTTTTCCATCAAGCAGCTCAACACGTTGGGCGCGGCCGCCGTGCTGGCCTTCTCCACCACCGTGCCGCTCTCGGAGATCGCCTTCGCCGTCCTGCTCCTCCCCTACCTCCTCTTCCTCGCGTCGTTCGCCTTCCCGCAGCGCCCCGGGAAGCCCAACCCGTCCGCGCCCGTCTTCCTCGGccccgcgcgcctcctcctcgccacgCACACCGTGGGCGGCTTCCTCGTCGGCGCCGCGCTCCCGGCGCTCTACATCCTCGACGGCCTCCGCTCCGGGGACACCACGGGCATCGCCGCCGCGGCCCCGCACGCGTTCCTGCTCTCCGCGCAGGTCTTCACCGAGGGGCTCACCGCCGCCTTCCCGTGGCGGTTCTCGCTCCCCGTCAGGGCCGCCGTCCCGGTGATGTACAGCGTCCGCAGGATGTTCGCGGCCGGGGAGTGGCTCCGGCAGGAGATGGAGGAGAAGCGCGGCGGCCCCGGCGTGGCGGAGCGGCGCGTGGTGGCCGGGAGGGTGCTCGCGCTGGCCAACATGGCCTTCTGGGGCGCCAACCTCTTCGCCTTCCTCCTGCCCTTCTACCTGCCCAGGGCCCTCCAGAGGTACTACTGCGACGACGGCGTCGACCGCACCAACGGCGATGGCCACGCCCACGAAGATAAGAAGGATTCCTAG
- the LOC123127559 gene encoding tetratricopeptide repeat protein SKI3, translating to MSAPAAKQGAEEEAERLLAAAKLNPNDGGHFRSLGHHYARAGDAQRAARCYQRAVALDPDDAEAGEALCDLLDAEGKESLELAVCKEAAGKSPRAFWAFRRLGYLQVHQKKWSDAIQSLQHSIRGYPTCADLWEALGLAYHRLGMFTAAVKSYGRAIELDSSRVFALIESGNIQLMLGYFRKGVEQFRSAVEMAPHNHSAYFGLASALLAWSKHCVTIGAFTWAANLLKEASETAKVCTSLTGNLSCVWKLHADTQLALARCSPWEDRHIKRGMDEQNFKASVLQWRNTCLSAANSAKLSYQRALRLTPWEANIHIDTAICLDLICTMEENNSVDPIVWELPEKMSLGGLMLEPVNKDFWVTLGSVSSNQALKQHSLIRALQLDTSLSEAWAYLGKIYRQSGHKQLARQAFDRARSIDPSLALPWAGMSAENNHQSRAGAVNESYESCLRAVQILPLPEFQIGLGTIAACSGELLSPQVLMAVRQAVQRAPHYPESHNINGLVSEVRSDFQSAITSYQHAKFALDMVRGSKLDNRYPFVDVSVNLARSLCKAGLATDAVCECEELKTQGLLNVDGLQVYALALWKLGRHDEALSISQNLAENLSNMKQESATGALGFICTLAYNIAGKDSAASVIHTLPGQPSYNRELKFIISALDALQPSKRFQLPHLSTPPRLTSYDVMSEVHSNIALGKAFGGESNNCLGVEGGLSYLKKVLHMYPDCSLVRNHLGSLLLSSGDWTASHKAVRVTPLSHGHTSNRGLRSPHQIQACATMSCYATCTSYPKFSFPTCEDQYLSQYNGIRNLQRLVHQEPWNQDARYLLVLAIFQKAREEKYPKHICATLKRLVLQIMSSSSNSQEHKLILYEKYLLLLLSSEVSLQSDDYENGIAQVTDALRVAPPSVDTFFAHLQLCRAYVVQGDLSNSRKEYMKCLQNRTNTEVGWVMLKQLESLCSVNRGSDEIEINLKECIERNGSNPSKWPSLFNLACAQCFMRDEDFASAEKALAQACAEKDADSCILFLNGAMHMEIARRYAAPQYITRAASSLRKAQQKSQAAVPIISLLLAQAEGSLGSKAKWEKNLRLEWFSWPPELRPAELYFQMHLLASQSTAVATGPQQKKLQLLETMQSPGAWLLRAIHQNPSCSRYWKALLQLVCV from the exons ATGTCCGCCCCCGCGGCGAAGCAGggcgcggaggaggaggccgagcgcCTCCTCGCGGCCGCCAAGCTGAACCCCAACGACGGCGGGCACTTCCGCTCCCTCGGCCACCACTACGCCCGCGCCGGCGACGCGCAGCGCGCGGCCAGGTGCTACCAGCGGGCCGTGGCCCTCGACCCCGACGACGCCGAGGCCGGG GAGGCGCTCTGCGATTTGCTTGACGCGGAGGGGAAGGAGAGCCTGGAGCTCGCCGTGTGCAAGGAGGCTGCCGGCAAGTCGCCGCGCGCATTTTGGGCCTTCCGGAGACTCGGCTACTTGCAG GTTCATCAAAAGAAGTGGTCAGATGCTATACAGAGCCTTCAACACTCAATACGAGGTTACCCAACATGTGCGGATTTATGGGAG GCACTTGGTCTGGCTTACCACCGTTTGGGCATGTTTACTGCTGCAGTAAAG TCATATGGGCGAGCTATTGAACTTGATAGTTCCAgggtctttgctttgattgaaagTGGAAACATCCAGCTAATGCTTGGCTATTTCAGAAAG GGAGTCGAACAGTTCCGTTCTGCCGTGGAGATGGCTCCTCATAATCATTCTGCATACTTTGGACTTGCCTCGGCATTGCTTGCGTGGTCAAAGCATTGTGTAACTATTGGGGCCTTTACCTGGGCAGCTAATCTGCTGAAG GAAGCATCAGAAACTGCTAAAGTTTGCACTTCCTTGACTGGAAACCTTTCCTGTGTTTGGAAATTGCATGCAGATACTCAG CTCGCACTTGCAAGGTGTTCTCCGTGGGAGGATAGGCATATTAAGAGGGGCATGGATGAACAAAATTTCAAAGCTTCCGTCCTTCAGTGGAGAAATACATGTTTGTCAGCTGCAAATAGTGCAAAACTCTCATATCAACGAGCTTTGCGCCTCACTCCTTGGGAAGCTAATATTCACATTGATACTGCTATTTGTCTTGATCTCATTTGTACCATGGAGGAAAATAACTCTGTAGACCCCATTGTTTG GGAGCTTCCAGAAAAAATGTCATTGGGTGGTTTGATGCTGGAACCAGTTAATAAGGATTTCTGGGTTACATTGGGTTCAGTCTCAAGTAATCAGGCTTTAAAGCAGCATTCTCTTATCAGGGCACTGCAGTTGGATACGTCTCTCTCTGAAGCTTGGGCATACCTTGGAAAG ATTTACAGACAATCAGGTCACAAGCAATTGGCCAGACAAGCATTTGATCGAGCTCGAAGCATTGATCCATCATTGGCCTTGCCATGGGCTGGAATGTCGGCAGAAAACAATCACCAATCTAG GGCTGGTGCAGTAAATGAGTCTTATGAAAGCTGCTTGAGAGCTGTGCAGATACTACCT CTGCCAGAGTTCCAGATTGGCCTTGGAACAATTGCAGCTTGTTCTGGTGAACTTCTGTCACCTCAG GTATTGATGGCTGTAAGACAGGCTGTTCAGCGAGCGCCTCATTACCCAGAATCACACAATATAAATGGCCTGGTCTCTGAAGTGCGATCAGATTTTCAATCTGCAATCACGTCTTACCAACATGCGAAATTTGCTTTAGACATGGTGCGCGGGTCCAAGTTAGACAATAGATATCCTTTTGTTGATGTTTCAGTGAATCTTGCCCGATCACTATGTAAG GCTGGTCTTGCAACTGATGCAGTGTGCGAGTGCGaagagttgaaaacacaag GACTGCTGAACGTTGATGGATTGCAAGTATATGCTCTTGCACTGTGGAAACTTGGACGGCATGATGAAGCTCTTTCCATATCACAAAACTTGGCTGAAAACTTATCTAATATGAAGCAGGAGAGTGCAACTGGGGCATTGGGATTCATATGCACCTTAGCATACAACATAGCTGGGAAGGATTCTGCAGCTTCGGTCATTCATACACTCCCTGGTCAACCCAGTTATAACAGAGAGTTGAAATTCATCATCTCTGCATTAGATGCTTTGCAGCCAAGCAAGCGTTTTCAGTTACCTCACTTGAGTACGCCTCCTAGACTTACATCCTATGACGTGATGAGTGAAGTCCACTCAAATATTGCTCTGGGGAAGGCA TTTGGTGGGGAATCAAACAACTGTTTAGGGGTCGAGGGTGGTTTGTCTTACCTGAAAAAGGTTCTACACATGTATCCTGACTGCAGTTTAGTAAG AAACCATCTTGGATCTCTGCTGCTGTCGAGCGGAGATTGGACTGCTTCTCACAAAGCAGTAAGGGTTACTCCGTTGTCCCATGGGCACACATCTAATAGGGGTCTAAGGTCTCCGCATCAAATTCAAGCTTGTGCAACAATGTCTTGCTATGCTACCTGCACCTCTTATCCAAAGTTCTCATTCCCAACATGTGAAGACCAGTACCTAAGTCAATACAATGGAATACGCAACCTGCA AAGGTTGGTCCATCAAGAACCATGGAACCAAGATGCACGCTACTTGCTTGTGCTTGCTATTTTCCAAAAAGCACGTGAAGAGAAGTACCCCAAACATATTTGTGCCACTTTGAAGAGGCTGGTTTTACAAATTATGTCCAGCAGTAGCAATTCACAAGAGCATAAACTCATCCTTTATGAGAAGTACTTGCTACTTCTTTTGTCTTCAGAGGTTAGTTTGCAATCTGATGACTATGAAAACGGCATTGCTCAAGTTACAGATGCTCTAAGAGTTGCTCCTCCGAGTGTGGATACTTTCTTTGCACACTTGCAACTGTGTCGGGCTTATGTGGTGCAAGGCGATCTTTCGAACTCCAGGAAGGAATACATGAAATGCTTGCAGAACCGCACGAATACTGAGGTTGGCTGGGTAATGCTCAAGCAACTTGAATCTTTATGTTCAGTGAACCGTGGCTCTGATGAAATAGAGATAAATCTGAAAGAATGCATTGAAAGGAATGGTAGCAACCCATCAAAATGGCCATCTCTTTTTAATCTAGCATGTGCTCAGTGTTTTATGCGGGACGAGGACTTTGCAAGTGCTGAAAAAGCTCTTGCACAGGCATGTGCGGAAAAGGATGCTGATAGCTGCATCTTATTCCTCAATG GAGCTATGCATATGGAGATTGCCCGGAGGTATGCGGCTCCTCAGTATATAACCCGCGCAGCTTCGAGCCTCAGAAAGGCACAGCAGAAGTCTCAAGCTGCCGTACCCATCATATCACTCCTACTGGCCCAAGCAGAAGGCAGCCTCGGCTCCAAAGCCAAGTGGGAGAAGAACCTTCGCCTCGAGTGGTTCTCTTGGCCCCCAG AATTGCGGCCTGCTGAGCTCTATTTCCAAATGCATCTTCTGGCGAGCCAGTCGACTGCGGTGGCGACAGGTCCTCAGCAGAAGAAACTGCAACTGCTGGAAACGATGCAGAGTCCCGGGGCGTGGCTTCTCAGGGCGATACACCAGAACCCGTCATGCTCACGGTACTGGAAGGCTTTGCTGCAGCTTGTGTGCGTGTAG
- the LOC123127543 gene encoding short-chain dehydrogenase TIC 32, chloroplastic, with protein MWWFYRKGPSGFAGASTAEEVTAGIDGRGLVAVITGASRGIGRETARVLALRGVRVVMAVRDVSAGVRAKEAVQAEIRGGAEVDVLELDLSSMASVRRFAAEFASLNLPLNILINNAGVMARDCTRSCDGLELHFATNHIGHFLLTNLLLENMKSACRDSGVQGRIVNVSSSGHIMTYTEGICFDKVHDPSGLNSLIAYGQSKLANILHMNELSRILKDEGVNISANTVHPGVIVTSLFRNRTIVSALMNTVGRIISRSVQQGAATTCYVAMHPQVQGITGEYFGNCNIANPSSQAVDAELAKKLWNFSLQIVSS; from the exons ATGTGGTGGTTCTACCGCAAGGGCCCCTCGGGCTTCGCCGGCGCCTCCACTGCCGAGGAGGTCACCGCCGGCATCGACGGCCGCGGCTTAGTCGCCGTCATCACAG GTGCGTCGAGAGGAATCGGGCGGGAGACGGCGCGCGTGCTGGCGCTGCGGGGCGTGCGCGTCGTCATGGCCGTCCGCGACGTCTCCGCGGGGGTCAGGGCCAAGGAGGCCGTCCAGGCCGAGATCCGCGGCGGCGCGGAGGTGGACGTGCTGGAGCTGGACCTTAGCTCCATGGCTTCCGTGAGGAGATTCGCCGCAGAGTTCGCCTCCCTCAACCTGCCCCTCAACATCCTCAT CAACAACGCTGGGGTCATGGCCAGGGACTGCACCCGTTCCTGCGACGGCCTGGAGCTGCACTTCGCGACCAACCACATCG GGCATTTCCTTCTGACAAACCTGCTTCTGGAGAACATGAAGAGCGCGTGCCGGGACAGCGGCGTCCAAGGAAGGATCGTTAACGTGTCATCTTCGGGGCATATCATGACCTACACCGAAGGGATATGCTTCGACAAAGTGCATGATCCTTCAGG GCTCAACAGCCTCATTGCTTATGGTCAGTCCAAGCTTGCAAACATTCTTCACATGAATGAGCTGTCCCGGATTCTCAAG GATGAAGGGGTGAACATTTCGGCTAACACGGTCCATCCGGGCGTCATCGTGACAAGCCTTTTCAGGAACAGGACCATTGTGAGCG CTCTCATGAACACCGTTGGAAGAATCATAAGTAGAAGCGTCCAACAG GGTGCTGCAACAACATGTTATGTGGCGATGCACCCTCAAGTCCAGGGAATAACTGGTGAATACTTCGGCAATTGTAATATAGCCAACCCAAGCTCGCAAGCCGTAGATGCAGAATTGGCCAAGAAGCTGTGGAACTTCAGCTTGCAGATAGTGTCTTCTTGA